A genomic region of Arachis stenosperma cultivar V10309 chromosome 9, arast.V10309.gnm1.PFL2, whole genome shotgun sequence contains the following coding sequences:
- the LOC130951831 gene encoding LOW QUALITY PROTEIN: eukaryotic translation initiation factor 5B-like (The sequence of the model RefSeq protein was modified relative to this genomic sequence to represent the inferred CDS: deleted 2 bases in 1 codon) gives MGRKKPTARNDDNVPAASQGGGKSKKKVVVDDNEYDIGDLSEEPQPVAPPAAKKKGKKDNAKAKAKGKDVEDDDDDVAISAAGDDDEDEDAGIVFAGKKKKGKSKKGGGGSVFAAASGFGLLGDDDGDGGDDEDDDKSGITGEGGDAEEEEDEEAVVSFTGKKKPSKGSKKGGGSVFSASAFDAIDDGDNDGGEEDELVVSFSGKKKPSKGSKKGSSFSASAFDDGEEVVDSGGGEDEPAIAFAGKKKSSKGGRKGGVAAFSAASFGDIDDGEEAKNEKEEDEDGEDMPITFSGKKKKSSKSTKKASFSSAFADEEDDSVAEPTRDGEDEDDVLVAFSGKKKSSKKKTSAKPCDETVEPEQPSVGVSSADVDNNVNKSGVTETSKNKKKKKNKSGRTAQEEEDLDAILAELGEGPPIAKPSAPQSQDDKVQQDDKAQPASESGPATDAAGEKEGEEETVESAAAKKKKKKKEKEKEKKAAAAAAAAAGTAVENEAKEVKAEPAEAKKNDSKAKAVDNKKIPKHVREMQEALARRKEAEERQKKELEERLRKEEEERRRQEELERQAEEARRRKKEKEKEKLQRKKQEGKLLTGKQKEEARRLELMRKQFLNSTGGVTVPGGDSGAPAKRPIYQTKKSKPTHHQQNGAAAPATAAVETAESLEAKEETATDAGSDEPEKVEENVVEQVEEKVEPLEAVEDNGVDDDEEEDEWDAKSWDDVNLNAKGAFADEDSELVPVAKKETKTAVTMNNAAATKKTISNPVTEEIIDRKLVADKNNSEPPKSVLPREPTKLAQSKETQKSSVSPKPSGENLRSPICCIMGHVDTGKTKLLDCIRGTNVQEGEAGGITQQIGATYFPADNIRERTKELKADAKLKVPGLLVIDTPGHESFTNLRSRGSGLCDIAILVVDIMHGLEQQTIESLNLLKMRNTEFIVALNKVDRLYGWKTCRNAPIIKAMKQQTKDVQNEFNHRLVQIITQLKEQGLNTELYYKNKEMGETFNIVPTSAISGEGIPDLLLLLVQWTQKTMAEKLTYSDEVQCTVLEVKVVEGHGTTIDVVLVNGVLHEGDQIVVCGMQGPIVTTIRALLTPHPMKELRVKGTFLHHKEIKAAMGIKITAQGLEHAIAGTGLYVVKPDDDLDDIKESAMEDMRSVMSRIDRSGEGVCVQASTLGSLEALLEFLKTPEVNIPVSGISIGPVHKKDVMKASVMLEKKREYAAILAFDVKVTPEARDLAEELGVKIFIADIIYHLFDQFKAYIDNIKEEKKKESADEAVFPCVLKILPNCVFNKKDPIVLGVDVLEGIARIGTPICIPSRDFIDIGRIASIENNHKPVDYAKKGLKVAIKIVGSNPEQQKMFGRHFEIDDELVSHISRRSIDILKANYRDDLSTEEWRLVVKLKNVFKIQ, from the exons ATGGGTAGGAAGAAGCCTACGGCACGCAACGACGATAACGTGCCTGCTGCATCACAGGGAGGCGGCAAATCGAAGAAGAAGGTCGTTGTCGACGATAATGAGTATGACATCGGTGACCTCTCCGAGGAGCCGCAGCCTGTGGCACCACCAGCTGCCAAGAAGAAGGGCAAAAAGGATAATGCCAAAGCTAAGGCAAAGGGTAAGGACGTCGAAGATGATGACGATGATGTGGCAATTAGTGCGGCTGGGGACGATGATGAGGATGAGGATGCTGGGATTGTGTTTGctgggaagaagaagaagggtaAATCTAAGAAAGGTGGTGGAGGCAGTGTGTTCGCTGCTGCATCTGGTTTTGGCTTGCTTGGTGATGATGACGGTGATGGTGGTGATGATGAAGACGATGACAAATCTGGGATAACTGGTGAGGGTGGTGACgctgaggaggaggaggacgaggAGGCTGTGGTTAGTTTTACAGGGAAGAAGAAGCCTTCTAAGGGCTCGAAAAAAGGTGGTGGCAGTGTGTTCAGTGCCTCAGCTTTTGATGCTATTGATGATGGTGATAATGACGGTGGGGAGGAGGATGAGCTGGTGGTTAGTTTTTCGGGTAAGAAGAAGCCATCGAAGGGATCGAAGAAAGGCAGTTCATTCTCTGCCTCGGCCTTTGATGATGGGGAGGAGGTGGTGGATAGTGGTGGAGGTGAGGATGAACCAGCTATTGCTTTTGCTGGGAAGAAGAAGTCTTCTAAAGGTGGCAGGAAGGGTGGTGTTGCTGCATTTTCAGCAGCTAGTTTTGGTGATATTGACGATGGGGAGGAGGCTAAGAATGAAAAGGAGGAAGATGAGGATGGTGAGGACATGCCAATTACCTTCTCTGGTAAGAAAAAGAAGTCATCAAAGTCTACGAAGAAGGCTTCATTTAGTTCAGCTTTTGCCGATGAAGAAGATGATTCTGTAGCTGAGCCTACTAGAGACGGTGAGGATGAAGATGATGTTTTGGTTGCGTTTTCGGGTAAGAAGAAGTCTTCTAAAAAGAAAACTAGTGCCAAACCATGTGATGAAACTGTTGAGCCTGAGCAACCTAGTGTTGGAGTTAGTAGTGCAGATGTTGACAACAATGTAAATAAGAGTGGAGTCACTGAAACCTccaaaaataagaagaagaagaaaaacaagagtgGAAGAACTGCTCAAGAGGAGGAAGATTTAGATGCGATTCTCGCGGAGCTTGGTGAGGGCCCTCCAATAGCTAAACCTTCTGCTCCTCAATCCCAGGATGATAAAGTTCAGCAGGATGATAAGGCTCAGCCTGCTTCGGAATCAGGACCTGCTACTGATGCTGCGGGTGAAAAGGAGGGGGAAGAGGAGACAGTAGAATCAGCTGctgcaaagaagaagaaaaagaagaaggaaaaggaaaaggagaagaaggCGGCAGCAGCAGCAGCTGCAGCTGCTGGAACTGCAGTAGAAAATGAAGCTAAAGAAGTTAAGGCCGAGCCTGCTGAAGCTAAGAAGAATGATTCAAAGGCCAAAGCAGTCGACAACAAGAAAATACCCAAGCATGTTAGGGAGATGCAAGAGGCATTAGCACGAAGGAAGGAGGCTGAAGAAAGGCAGAAGAAAGAATTGGAGGAGAGGTTAaggaaggaagaagaggagCGACGTAGGCAGGAGGAACTTGAGAGACAGGCTGAAGAAGCTAGACGcaggaagaaggagaaagaaaaggagaagcTCCAGAGAAAGAAGCAAGAAGGTAAACTGCTAACTGGTAAGCAGAAAGAGGAGGCTCGCCGCTTGGAGTTAATGAGGAAGCAGTTTCTTAATAGCACAGGAGGTGTGACTGTCCCTGGTGGGGACTCTGGTGCACCAGCCAAAAGGCCtatatatcagacaaagaagtCGAAACCAACCCATCATCAGCAGAATGGTGCTGCTGCCCCCGCCACCGCTGCGGTTGAGACGGCTGAAAGCCTTGAAGCAAAGGAAGAGACAGCCACTGATGCAGGTTCAGACGAACCAGAAAAGGTTGAAGAAAACGTGGTAGAGCAGGTGGAGGAGAAAGTTGAACCTCTGGAAGCTGTTGAAGACAATGGAgtagatgatgatgaagaagaggATGAATGGGATGCAAAAAGCTGGGATGATGTTAATCTGAATGCCAAGGGTGCATTTGCTGATGAAGATTCTGAGCTTGTACCAGTTGCCAAAAAGGAGACAAAGACTGCTGTAACTATGAACAATGCTG CTGCAACAAAGAAAACAATTTCTAATCCTGTGACCGAAGAAATTATAGATAGAAAGCTTGTTGCTGACAAGAATAACTCAGAACCACCAAAATCTGTTTTGCCAAGGGAACCTACAAAGCTTGCTCAGTCAAAAGAAACGCAAAAGTCCTCTGTGTCTCCTAAGCCGAGTGGAGAGAACCTCCGTTCTCCAATTTGCTGTATCATGGGGCATGTGGATACTGGTAAAACTAAGCTGCTGGATTGCATTCGAGGTACTAATGTTCAAGAGGGTGAGGCCGGTGGTATCACACAGCAGATTGGTGCAACATACTTCCCTGCGGACAACATACGTGAAAGAACTAAGGAGTTGAAAGCTGATGCAAAACTAAAAGTTCCTGGTCTACTGGTTATTGATACGCCAGGGCACGAATCATTTACTAACTTAAGGTCTCGGGGTTCAGGGCTATGTGATATTGCAATTTTGGTTGTTGACATTATGCATGGCTTAGAGCAACAGACAATTGAATCACTCAATCTATTAAAAATGAGGAATACAGAATTCATTGTGGCCTTGAATAAG GTTGACAGGCTTTATGGGTGGAAAACATGTCGCAATGCTCCAATTATCAAAGCGATGAAACAACAAACCAAGGATGTTCAAAATGAGTTCAATCACAGGCTCGTCCAG ATTATTACTCAATTGAAGGAACAGGGACTAAATACCGAGTTGTATTATAAAAACAAGGAAATGGGAGAAACATTCAACATTGTACCTACAAGTGCAATAAG TGGTGAAGGAATCCCTGATTTGTTGTTACTATTGGTTCAATGGACCCAAAAAACAATGGCTGAGAAACTTACTTATAGTGATGAAGTGCAG TGCACTGTCTTGGAGGTCAAGGTTGTTGAAGGCCATGGAACTACTATTGATGTTGTTTTAGTtaatggtgttcttcatgaagGAGACCAAATAGTTGTCTGTGGAATGCAG GGGCCAATTGTAACAACAATTCGAGCTTTACTCACACCGCATCCAATGAAGGAACTCCGTGTTAAG GGTACATTTCTTCATCACAAAGAAATCAAAGCTGCAATGGGTATAAAGATCACTGCCCAG GGGCTTGAACATGCTATTGCTGGAACTGGTTTATATGTTGTGAAGCCTGATGATGATTTGGACGATATTAAAGAATCTGCAATGGAAGATATGCGATCAGTCATGAGCAGGATTGACAGGAGTGGTGAGGGAGTTTGTGTACAGGCATCTACCCTTGGTTCTTTGGAAGCATTGCTGGAGTTTTTGAAAACACCAGAAGTGAATATTCCCGTTAGTGGTATAAGCATTGGCCCTGTGCATAAAAAGGATGTTATGAAGGCAAGCGTAATGCTTGAAAAGAAACGAGAATATGCCGCTATATTGGCATTTGATGTCAAAGTCACTCCCGAGGCTAGGGACCTTGCAGAAGAACTGGGTGTGAAAATTTTTATCGCTGATATCATTTATCATTTGTTTGATCAATTTAAGGCCTATATCGATAACATTAAggaggagaaaaagaaggaatCTGCCGATGAGGCAGTCTTCCCATGTGTTCTGAAAATTTTACCAAACTGTGTTTTCAACAAGAAGGATCCAATTGTTTTGGGAGTTGATGTTCTTGAAGGCATTGCGAGG ATTGGGACTCCAATTTGTATTCCTTCTAGAGACTTCATTGATATTGGCCGCATTGCCTCCATTGAAAATAACCACAAGCCAGTTGATTATGCAAAGAAGGGGCTGAAAGTAGCTATTAAG ATTGTTGGTAGCAATCCT GAGCAACAGAAAATGTTTGGGAGGCATTTTGAGATAGATGACGAACTTGTAAGCCATATTTCTCGGAGGTCTATCGACATACTCAAAGCTAATTATCGG GATGATCTAAGCACTGAAGAATGGAGGCTTGTTGTGAAATTAAAGAATGTTTTCAAGATTCAATGA
- the LOC130948054 gene encoding fructose-1,6-bisphosphatase, cytosolic-like, whose product MDHSADAQRTDLMTITRFVLNEQSKHPDSRGDFSILLSHIVLGCKFVCSAVSKAGLAKLIGLAGDTNVQGEEQKKLDVLSNDVFVKALVSSGRTSILVSEEDEQATIVEPSKRGKYCVVFDPLDGSSNIDCGVSIGTIFGIYMLKDEHEPTLQDVLQPGKNMLAAGYCMYGSSCTLVISTGNGVNGFTLDPSLGEFILTHPDIKIPKKGKIYSVNEGNAKNWDAATTKYVEKCKFPKDGSSPKSLRYIGSMVADVHRTLLYGGIFLYPGDKKSPNGKLRVLYEVFPMSFLLEQAGGQAFTGKQRALDLVPNKLHERSPIFLGSFDDVEDIKALYAAESQG is encoded by the exons ATGGATCACAGCGCGGATGCTCAACGCACGGATCTCATGACAATAACGCGATTCGTGTTGAACGAGCAGTCGAAGCACCCTGACTCTCGCGGTGACTTCTCCATTCTGCTTAGCCACATTGTTCTTGGCTGCAAGTTTGTGTGCTCTGCTGTCAGCAAGGCTGGTCTTGCAAAGCTTATTGGACTCGCCGGAGACACCAACGTTCAGGGTGAAGAGCAAAAGAAGCTCGATgtgctttccaatgatgtattcGTCAAGGCTTTGGTTAGCAGCGGCCGCACG AGCATCTTGGTGTCTGAAGAAGATGAGCAAGCAACTATCGTCGAGCCTTCCAAGCGTGGAAA ATACTGTGTTGTTTTTGACCCGCTAGATGGTTCCTCCAACATTGATTGTGGTGTTTCTATTGGCACG ATATTTGGGATCTATATGCTGAAAGATGAGCACGAACCAACCTTACAAGACGTTCTTCAACCTGGCAAGAACATGTTGGCAGCTGGTTATTGTATGTATGGTAGCTCTTGCACG CTTGTTATAAGCACTGGAAATGGTGTTAACGGTTTTACCCTAGATCCATCACTTGGAGAATTCATTCTAACTCACCCTGATATTAAG ATCCCAAAGAAAGGCAAGATCTACTCTGTGAATGAAGGGAATGCAAAAAATTGGGACGCTGCCACAACCAA ATATGTGGAGAAATGCAAGTTTCCAAAGGATGGTTCGTCACCAAAATCTCTAAGATACATTGGAAG CATGGTAGCCGATGTTCATCGCACCCTGTTGTATGGAGGTATCTTTTTGTACCCTGGTGATAAAAAGAGTCCAAATGGAAAACTACG TGTGCTATATGAAGTTTTCCCAATGTCATTCTTGCTAGAACAGGCAGGAGGCCAAGCTTTCACCGGCAAGCAACGG GCACTTGATTTGGTTCCAAACAAATTGCATGAGCGATCTCCAATATTCCTTGGTAGCTTCGATGATGTTGAGGATATCAAAGCTCTTTATGCTGCTGAGTCTCAGGGCTAA
- the LOC130951250 gene encoding serine decarboxylase-like, producing the protein MENSRPNDTPLVTSIIHAASAELSPISNGGNGRQIMKLVINGNSHTQAHLGQVITHYLASLQPHRQRFLGYPTNEEFNYEALAPLLHLHLNNAGDPFHGSSFTLNSTSFEVSVLDWFAHLWDIQKSEYWGYVTTGGTEGNLHGLLLGREQFPDGILYASQDSHYSVFKIARMYRMQCIKVASLISGEIDCRDLKALLLANKHKPAIINLNIGTTMKGAVDDIDLVIKTLHETGFSRDRFYIHCDGALFGIMLPFLKSGGPKITFKKPIGSITISGHKFLGCPIPCGVVIARLNYINALSRDIGYIASRDATITGSRSGHAPIFLWYNLQKKGIMGIKNEVENCIRNARYLKDQLGDAGIGAMLNEFSNTVVFEKPLDDEFVSRWSLACNGNIAHVVVMQHVTIQMLDSFVAELVHNRSIWFQEDGIRKSLCIADEVGAVNCSCALHKANMDIQPNNYALQQIKQNM; encoded by the exons ATGGAGAATTCAAGGCCCAATGACACACCACTTGTGACTTCCATTATTCATGCAGCCTCGGCGGAGTTGTCGCCAATCAGTAACGGCGGCAACGGACGACAAATAATGAAGCTTGTTATCAATGGTAACAGCCACACACAAGCTCATTTAGGTCAAGTAATTACCCACTACTTGGCCTCACTACAACCGCACAGGCAACGCTTTCTGG GGTACCCGACGAATGAGGAATTCAACTACGAGGCTCTGGCTCCATTGCTTCATCTTCATCTTAACAATGCAGGGGATCCGTTTCATGGGAGCAGCTTCACTCTGAATTCAACAAGTTTCGAAGTGAGTGTGCTTGATTGGTTCGCTCATTTGTGGGACATTCAAAAGAGTGAATACTGGGGATATGTCACCACTGGTGGTACTGAAGGCAATCTCCACGGCCTCTTACTTGG GAGAGAACAATTTCCGGATGGGATTCTTTATGCCTCCCAAGATTCCCATTATTCTGTATTTAAGATAGCAAGAATGTACAGAATGCAATGTATCAAAGTTGCAAGTTTGATTTCCGGTGAGATTGATTGCCGTGATCTCAAGGCTTTGCTACTTGCTAACAAACACAAACCCGCCATTATCAATCTTAATATAG GGACAACAATGAAAGGAGCTGTTGATGACATTGATCTTGTAATCAAAACACTTCACGAAACTGGTTTTAGTCGTGATCGATTCTATATTCACTGTGATGGAGCTTTATTTGGGATCATGCTCCCTTTTCTCAAATCAGGA GGACCAAAGATAACATTCAAGAAACCCATTGGAAGCATAACAATTTCTGGACACAAGTTCTTGGGATGCCCAATTCCTTGTGGCGTTGTAATAGCTCGTTTAAATTACATAAATGCCCTATCAAGAGACATAGGATACATTGCATCAAGGGATGCAACAATCACAGGTAGCCGCAGTGGCCATGCTCCAATCTTCCTTTGGTATAATCTACAGAAAAAGGGCATAATGGGAATCAAGAATGAAGTTGAAAATTGCATAAGGAACGCACGTTACTTAAAGGATCAACTGGGAGATGCTGGAATTGGAGCAATGCTGAATGAGTTTAGTAACACGGTTGTGTTTGAGAAGCCTCTTGATGATGAGTTTGTGAGTAGGTGGAGTTTGGCTTGCAATGGAAACATCGCACATGTTGTTGTCATGCAACATGTTACCATTCAAATGTTGGATTCTTTTGTTGCTGAATTGGTTCACAACAGATCCATTTGGTTCCAAGAAGATGGGATCAGAAAGTCTCTGTGCATTGCAGATGAAGTTGGTGCTGTAAATTGTTCTTGCGCATTGCATAAGGCTAATATGGATATTCAACCCAACAACTATGCTCTACAacaaatcaaacaaaatatGTAG
- the LOC130951251 gene encoding vacuolar iron transporter homolog 1-like: protein MAFNHSNNNNHSSPVNNETKFVVSDLEQQQQLSRTPENEEEANKEEEFDYSKRSQWLRAAVLGANDGLVSTAALMMGVGAVREDMKAMVLSGFAGLVAGACSMAIGEFVSVYSQLDIEIAQMKRQQQEDEKEKESLPNPLQAAAASAFAFSVGAMVPLLAASFVRDYKLRLGLILGSVSFALILFGCLAATLGKAPPFRSCVRVFFGGWLAMAITFGLTKLIGSSVL, encoded by the coding sequence atggCATTCAATCATAGTAATAATAACAATCATAGTTCACCAGTTAATAACGAAACCAAATTTGTAGTGAGTGACCTTgagcaacaacaacaattatcAAGAACCCCAGAGAACGAAGAAGAAGCAAATAAGGAGGAGGAATTTGATTACTCAAAAAGATCCCAGTGGCTGCGTGCAGCGGTGCTGGGAGCGAACGACGGGCTGGTGTCGACGGCGGCTCTGATGATGGGAGTGGGAGCAGTGAGAGAAGACATGAAGGCCATGGTGTTGTCGGGTTTCGCAGGCCTTGTGGCAGGGGCATGTAGCATGGCCATTGGTGAGTTTGTTTCTGTGTATTCACAGTTAGACATAGAAATTGCTCAAATGAAGAGACAACAACAAGAAgatgagaaagagaaagagagttTACCGAACCCTTTGCAAGCAGCGGCAGCATCAGCTTTTGCATTCTCGGTTGGTGCAATGGTTCCTCTTCTTGCGGCATCTTTTGTAAGAGACTATAAGCTCAGGTTGGGACTTATTTTGGGGTCGGTTAGTTTTGCTTTGATTTTGTTTGGTTGCTTGGCTGCCACTCTTGGTAAGGCTCCTCCATTTAGGTCTTGTGTTAGGGTCTTCTTTGGTGGTTGGTTAGCCATGGCTATAACTTTTGGCCTAACCAAGTTGATTGGCTCAAGTGTCCTTTAA